AGTGGAAATCCTCGGACCGCCGTGGACGACGGAGGCAGTCGGCACGGCCGTCGGCAAACTCGCCGCGGGCCAATTGCTCGACAACGGCGAGCAGGCCAGGCGTGGCGGCCGGCATCGCCGGGACCGCCGTGACCAGCGGATCAAGTTCGTGCCACCGCTGACCGTGCAGTTCACCGTGCTTAGGCCCGAGCGTGTGCTGCGCCGGGTCTCACCGTTCGTCGGCTTCCTCATGAGCCGTGCCGGGACATACGCGCTCGGCGTTCTCGCGCTGTGCGGACTGCTGGCGCTCGCCGGTCAGGCACAGCGGGTGAGCACGGCCCTGGGGCAGGCGCAGCCGCTATCCACTTATGCGGCCGTCGTCGGCGGAGTTCTCCTCACCACCGCGATCCACGAGTTCGGCCACGGTGCCGTCCTCAGCCACCAAGGGGGCAGGCCCGGCCGAATGGGCGTGATGCTGTTCTACCTTTCGCCCGCAGCCTTCTGTGACGTCTCCGACGGCTGGCGGCTGCCCCACAAGCAGCAGCGTGTCGCCGTGGCTCTGGCAGGGATCGCAACGCAGGTGGTCATCGCCGGCGGGGCGGCAGTGGTTTCGCTCCTCACCGAAGGACCTATTCGGGACGGTCTGATCGTTTACGCCATCGCCACCTACGTGTTAGGGCTGCTCAACCTGATTCCGTTCATCAAGCTGGACGGCTACCTCGCGTTGATGAGCCACCTCGACATCCCGAACCTGCGTGACCACGCCCTCCACGACGCACGCCGCTACACGGCCCAGCTCATGTTCGGCGGCCGCACCCGCCGCCGTTACGACCGGAAACTGCCGAAGCTGCGCTGGGCGGTACCCTTCGGTCTCGCCTGCATGATCTTCCCCCTCTACATTGTCGCCATGGTCATGCAGATGTGGGCGGACCGGCTGCAGCAGCTCGGGGCCTTCGGTGCAGCGTTTGTGCTGTGCGGCATCGGCTACCTCGTCTATCGCCTGGGCCGCGGCCTAGCGGGCGCCATCCACGAGGCCCGGCGCAGAGGAGCTCGCATCCAGCGGATCGGCGCAGTGGTAGCGCTGGCCCTCGCTGTGGCGGCAGCGGCGCTGACCCTCATCAAGGTGCCGTGCACCATCACCGGTGGCTACCTCGCACGGGACGACGGGCACCTCGAGCTTCTCCTTAGCCCCTCAGCCGACCGTTCGCTGATCCGTAAGAACAGCACCGTGCGTCTGTACCGGGCTGGTATAGCCACCCGAGCCCTGACCGGACAGGCTGTCATCGCCAGCCTCCGCCCCACCGACACGACCGCGCCCCTTTCGGCGTTCGTGCCCGTACGGACCGACGCACTGTCCTCATCAGCTGTGAGCTATCCGCTGAAGACACGCAAGCTTGCCAAGGACCGGGTGGGCGCCGCTGAAGTGGACGCCGGAACCCGGCCACTCGGCGAGTGGTTGTACGTCAAGTACGTGGCTCCGGCTTGGCGGTGGTAGCGGAGCAAGTGCAGCGGCATTGTCAGGCGCTCTTCTCCAAGACCTTTGCAGGGGCGGGCTTGGATCGGCCTGGACAGCGGGGATCCAGTCCTTGAGTTGGGTCTGCTGCACGATCGGGTGACATCCTGACCTGGCTTGCTGAGAGGCGGCCTGGAAGGATGTTGTAGTGCCCAAGCCGTATCCGAAGGAGTTCCGCGAGGACGTCGTGCGGGTCGCGAGGAACCGCGGCCCGGACGTGACACTGGAGCAGGTGGTCGCCGACTTCGGTGTCCACGCGGTGACGCTGTCGAAGTGGATGCGTCGTGCGGACATCGACGACGGGGTGACGCCCGGAACGACCACGCAGAAGAACGCGGAACTACGGGCCGCGCGCCAGAGGATCAAGCTGCTGGAGCAGGAGGCTTATTCACGGGGTCACCAGCCGTTCTTGTAGAAGGCGAGGGCGGTGACGGTCTTGGCGACGAGGGGGAACCGGGTGAGAGGGCCGCGATAGCGAGTGGCGAGGACCTTCCAGTCCTTCAGATGTGCGATCGCTCGTTCGACGGCGGCGCGGAGCTTGCTGATGCTCTGGTTGAACACTTTGTCTTTGACGGGGCGTTCCTGACCGGGTGGCTTGCGGCGGGCGGTGAGCATGCCGGAGCCGACATAGCCCAGATCCCCCATGCTCTCCCGGTCGGCGAAGGCTTTGGGAAAGTGGGACTGGCGCCAGGCGTACATGTCGTGCCGACTGCCGGGTACCGGCGCGGAGACGGCGAGCAGGTCCCTGCTGAGAGTGGCGGCGACCTGCAGGTTGAAGCCTGTGTCACGATGCTTGCCGGAGAACATCGTGGTGCCCTCGCTCGCCCAGTCCCACGTGGTGACCAGGGTCCCGTCGGCCAGGACGATCCTGCCGTGTGAGGCGTCGGCGGGGTCGGGCACATGCTCGGCCAGGGCCGTCTCCACCACCGGGAGCAGCGTGGTCCACCGGCGCGAGACGGTGGCCTGGGAGATGTGGAACAGTTCCGCCGCCGCTTGCTGGACGGGGTTCTGCCGCAGCAGGAACAACACCAGGACC
This window of the Streptomyces sp. V4I8 genome carries:
- the mpaP gene encoding daptide biosynthesis intramembrane metalloprotease; protein product: MSSTTAPTEIASERLARPRLAADVSVHEPAKGKAPWVIQRGRQAYFRVQPDLARLALALNGTRDHAQLVEILGPPWTTEAVGTAVGKLAAGQLLDNGEQARRGGRHRRDRRDQRIKFVPPLTVQFTVLRPERVLRRVSPFVGFLMSRAGTYALGVLALCGLLALAGQAQRVSTALGQAQPLSTYAAVVGGVLLTTAIHEFGHGAVLSHQGGRPGRMGVMLFYLSPAAFCDVSDGWRLPHKQQRVAVALAGIATQVVIAGGAAVVSLLTEGPIRDGLIVYAIATYVLGLLNLIPFIKLDGYLALMSHLDIPNLRDHALHDARRYTAQLMFGGRTRRRYDRKLPKLRWAVPFGLACMIFPLYIVAMVMQMWADRLQQLGAFGAAFVLCGIGYLVYRLGRGLAGAIHEARRRGARIQRIGAVVALALAVAAAALTLIKVPCTITGGYLARDDGHLELLLSPSADRSLIRKNSTVRLYRAGIATRALTGQAVIASLRPTDTTAPLSAFVPVRTDALSSSAVSYPLKTRKLAKDRVGAAEVDAGTRPLGEWLYVKYVAPAWRW
- a CDS encoding transposase → MPKPYPKEFREDVVRVARNRGPDVTLEQVVADFGVHAVTLSKWMRRADIDDGVTPGTTTQKNAELRAARQRIKLLEQEAYSRGHQPFL
- a CDS encoding transposase family protein — protein: MSWNVTTGLEADQLEALVVRVHTMLVEDPDPPVVPGPMWALGLYKSVVLVLFLLRQNPVQQAAAELFHISQATVSRRWTTLLPVVETALAEHVPDPADASHGRIVLADGTLVTTWDWASEGTTMFSGKHRDTGFNLQVAATLSRDLLAVSAPVPGSRHDMYAWRQSHFPKAFADRESMGDLGYVGSGMLTARRKPPGQERPVKDKVFNQSISKLRAAVERAIAHLKDWKVLATRYRGPLTRFPLVAKTVTALAFYKNGW